A stretch of Pomacea canaliculata isolate SZHN2017 linkage group LG6, ASM307304v1, whole genome shotgun sequence DNA encodes these proteins:
- the LOC112566420 gene encoding 28S ribosomal protein S15, mitochondrial-like, with amino-acid sequence MAVFNELSALKHLFRNLCWNVRSVSTLTKGQSFFGLIASNVERQTVAPSLQDISYFKSSMKPSLTAGAVFTLSQQRFYYRGGVVPKRDKLTFRYSGDLVTQPSLNPEETHTHFKGLAELESAPEVVKRLCSLNFASGEDKKIHRKELMRERILKLFGPEAHREMLVAMLTVDIRNMIPHVIELRKDKHAKSQLIEKIQGRKKLLKFLRKEDYQRFMWLLKELQIRYVLPPDYYGQITKKFKHKERVWKKANDLRLKKIAEYRQKLENEWEEFKNYKEEALKQIEQDIARFQLDREMFEKGLQRKREGKIYPRIYTWEERQELAKEGKVF; translated from the exons ATGGCAGTGTTCAACGAGTTATctgcattaaaacatttatttaggaATTTATGTTGGAATGTTCGAAGCGTTTCGACTCTCACAAAAGGACAAAGCTTCTTCGGTCTCATTGCATCTAATGTTGAGAGACAAACGGTCGCGCCTTCCCTACAAGACATTTCCTATTTTAAGTCCTCTATGAAACCCAGCTTAACAGCAGGAGCAG tgTTCACTTTATCTCAGCAAAGATTCTATTATAGAGGAGGAGTGGTACCTAAGAGGGACAAGCTTACTTTCCGTTATTCAG GTGATCTGGTGACACAGCCTAGCCTGAATCCTGAAGAGACACACACCCACTTCAAAGGCCTGGCTGAACTGGAGAG TGCTCCTGAAGTCGTGAAAAGATTGTGCAGTCTGAATTTTGCTTCTGGG GAAGACAAAAAGATCCACCGTAAGGAATTAATGAGAGAGAGGATTCTAAAATTGTTTGGACCAGAAGCTCATCGAGAGATGCTAG TGGCAATGTTGACAGTGGATATTCGCAACATGATCCCACATGTTATAGAATTAAGAAAG GACAAGCATGCAAAATCTCAGCTGATAGAGAAAATCCAAGGACGTAAAAAACTCCTGAAGTTTTTGCGGAAGGAAGACTACCAACGCTTCATGTGGCTGCTGAAGGAGCTACAGATTCGCTATGTGTTGCCACCAGATTACTACGG GCAAATTACTAAAAAATTCAAGCACAAAGAGAGGGTGTGGAAGAAAGCCAATGATCTCCGGTTAAAGAAGATTGCAGAGTATCGGCAAAAATTGGAGAATGAATGGGAAGAGTTTAAGAATTACAAGGAGGAGGCTCTGAAGCAAATAGAGCAAGACATTGCTCGCTTCCAGCTGGACAGAGAAATGTTTGAGAAAGGCCTTCAGCGGAAACGGGAAGGCAAGATATACCCACGCATCTACACCTGGGAAGAACGGCAAGAGTTGGCGAAAGAAGGGAAAGTGTTCTAG
- the LOC112565914 gene encoding parkin coregulated gene protein homolog produces the protein MIKGQCKHQEHFKKVKRKPKEDETVAFTAKGSVHYKLQKPIQGPPPAGAFKARESAPTSFRKFYERGDFPIALEHDTKGNKIAWKVEIEKLDYHHYLPLFFDGLCETEHPWEFFARQGVHDMLEHGGSKILPVIPQLIIPIKSALAMRNHKVLCVTLKILQHLVVSAEMVGEALVPYYRQLLPVCNMFKSKNKNCGDGIDYSQQKRENVGDLIQETLECFEKHGGDDAFINIKYMVPTYESCMLN, from the exons ATGATAAAGGGCCAGTGTAAGCATCAGGAGCACTTCAAGAAGGTAAAACGAAAGCCAAAGGAGGACGAGACTGTTGCGTTCACCGCAAAAGGCAGTGTACACTACAAACTACAGAAACCG ATTCAAGGACCTCCACCAGCAGGGGCTTTCAAGGCTCGAGAAAGTGCACCCACAAGCTTCAGGAAATTCTATGAACGTGGAGATTTCCCAATTGCACTTGAGCATGACACCAAGGGAAACAAAATTGCATGGAAG GTGGAGATTGAGAAGCTTGACTATCATCACtatcttcctcttttctttgaTGGCCTTTGTGAAACAGAGCATCCTTGGGAGTTCTTTGCTCGTCAGGGGGTGCATGATATGTTGGAGCATGGTGGTTCAAAAATTTTGCCTGTAATTCCCCAACTTATAATCCCTATCAAAA GTGCCCTTGCCATGAGGAACCACAAGGTATTGTGTGTTACACTCAAGATTCTGCAGCATTTGGTGGTTTCAGCAGAAATGGTGGGTGAGGCCCTTGTGCCTTACTACCGCCAACTCCTTCCAGTCTGCAACatgtttaaaagcaaaaaca AAAACTGTGGTGATGGGATTGACTACAGCCAACAGAAACGTGAAAATGTTGGTGACTTGATTCAAGAAACGTTGGAATGCTTTGAAAAACATGGCGGTGATGATGCCTTCATCAACATCAAGTATATGGTTCCCACATACGAATCTTGCATGCTCAATTGA
- the LOC112565913 gene encoding cathepsin L1-like, with the protein MYAAVLVACLVAVTQALPQSVQMFEIAPAKKAPVKLRYDPYEETWAAFKQKHGKTYSTGEEEIDRMKIFLDNVKLIEQHNWEYFNMKKSYYMDINQFTDMTFEEYKKYNRLQARDSSRNATIQCTQFQPPLNWLTPAEVDWRKEGYVTPVKNQGQCGSCWSFSTTGSMEGQHFRLSKKLDSLSEQQLVDCSGKFGNQGCDGGLMDQAFEYINSVGGLESESDYPYEAVQHKCSFKKKEIVTETYVKGCQDIQSGSESDLMQAVASQGPISVAIDAGHPSFQSYSGGVYDEPGCSSSELDHGVLVVGYGSSSGQEYWLVKNSWGTSWGDEGYIMMARNKDNQCGIATAASFPQLSSS; encoded by the exons ATGTATGCAGCTGTGTTGGTGGCATGCCTCGTAGCAGTTACTCAAGCACTGCCACAGAGTGTCCAGATGTTTGAGATTGCACCTGCTAAAAAAGCTCCAGTCAAGCTGAGATATGACCCTTATGAAGAAACCTGGGCTGCCTTTAAACAGAAGCAtg gaaaaactTACTCCACTGGTGAGGAAGAGATTGATCGCATGAAGATTTTCCTGGACAATGTGAAGCTCATTGAACAGCACAACTGGGAATACTTTAACATGAAAAAGTCCTATTACATGGACATCAACCAGTTCACAGACATG ACTTTTGAAGAGTACAAGAAGTACAACCGCCTGCAGGCCCGCGATTCATCAAGAAATGCCACCATCCAGTGCACCCAGTTCCAGCCTCCACTGAACTGGCTCACACCTGCAGAGGTTGACTGGCGCAAAGAAGGCTATGTCACACCTGTCAAGAACCAGGGACAGTGTGGTTCCTGTTGGTCTTTCTCCACT ACCGGTTCCATGGAGGGTCAACACTTCCGCCTGTCCAAAAAACTGGACTCCCTGTCAGAACAGCAGCTGGTGGACTGCTCTGGAAAGTTTGGCAACCAAGGTTGTGATGGTGGACTCATGGACCAGGCCTTTGAGTACATCAACAGTGTAGGAGGGCTGGAATCAGAATCTGATTACCCCTACGAAGCTGTG CAACATAAATGcagcttcaaaaaaaaagagattgtgACAGAGACCTATGTCAAAGGCTGTCAAGACATTCAGTCAGGAAGTGAGAGTGACCTCATGCAGGCCGTGGCAAGCCAAGGACCCATCTCTGTCGCTATTGATGCAGGGCATCCGTCTTTCCAGAGCTACAGTGGAG GAGTCTATGATGAACCAGGGTGCAGCTCGTCAGAGTTGGACCATGGTGTTCTTGTAGTTGGCTATGGGAGTTCCAGTGGCCAGGAATACTGGCTCGTGAAGAACAG CTGGGGAACATCTTGGGGTGATGAAGGCTACATCATGATGGCCCGCAATAAGGATAACCAGTGTGGTATTGCAACAGCTGCAAGTTTTCCACAGTTAAGCAGCAGTTGA